In the Apteryx mantelli isolate bAptMan1 chromosome 1, bAptMan1.hap1, whole genome shotgun sequence genome, one interval contains:
- the SLC2A3 gene encoding solute carrier family 2, facilitated glucose transporter member 3, producing MDNRKKITASLIWAVSIAAIGSLQFGYNTGVINAPEKIIQGFFNRTLSQRSGGPISSELLTSLWSLSVAIFSVGGMIGSFSVSLFVNRFGRRNSMLLVNILAFAGGTLMAFSRMAKAVEMLIIGRFIIGLFCGLCTGFVPMYISEISPTSLRGAFGTLNQLGIVVGILVAQIFGLEGIMGTEKLWPLLLGFTILPAILQCVALLFCPESPRFLLINKMEEEKAQAVLQKLRGTQDVSQDIQEMKEESAKMSQEKKATVPELFRSPNYRQAIIIAIMLQLSQQLSGINAVFYYSTGIFERAGITQPVYATIGAGVVNTVFTVVSLFLVERAGRRTLHLIGLGGMAVCAVLMTVALALKDIVEWIRYISIVATFGFVALFEIGPGPIPWFIVAELFSQGPRPAAMAVAGCSNWTSNFLVGMLFPYAEKLCGSYVFLIFLVFLVIFFVFTFFKVPETKGRTFEDISRGFEGRAETSPTSPVEKNPMVELNSIQPDKEAA from the exons ATGGATAATAGAAAG AAAATCACTGCATCTCTTATCTGGGCTGTTTCTATTGCTGCCATCGGATCTCTCCAGTTTGGGTACAACACGGGTGTCATCAATGCTCCTGAAAAG ATCATCCAGGGGTTTTTCAACAGAACCTTGTCACAACGGAGTGGGGGGCCCATCTCCTCAGAGCTCCTAACCTCACTATGGTCCCTTTCTGTGGCCATCTTCTCGGTAGGAGGTATGATCGGCTCCTTCTCAGTCAGCCTTTTCGTCAATCGATTTGGCAG GAGGAACTCCATGCTGCTGGTGAACATCTTGGCCTTTGCTGGTGGCACTCTCATGGCCTTCTCCAGGATGGCAAAagcagtggagatgctgatcATTGGCCGCTTCATCATTGGCCTCTTCTGTGGCCTCTGCACTGGCTTTGTACCCATGTACATCAGTGAGATCTCACCCACCAGCCTCCGTGGAGCCTTTGGAACCCTCAACCAGCTAGGCATTGTTGTTGGCATCCTGGTGGCCCAG ATCTTTGGCCTGGAGGGGATCATGGGGACTGAAAAACTTTGGCCACTGCTTTTGGGGTTCACGATCCTCCCAGCAATCCTTCAGTGTGTGGCTCTTCTTTTTTGCCCTGAGAGCCCCCGCTTCCTGTTGATCAACAagatggaggaggagaaagcacagGCAG TTCTCCAGAAGCTCCGTGGTACGCAAGATGTGTCTCAAGACATCcaggaaatgaaagaagagagtgCCAAAATGTCccaggaaaagaaagcaactgTGCCAGAGCTCTTCCGCTCTCCAAACTACCGTCAAGCCATCATCATTGCCATCATGCTGCAGCTTTCCCAGCAGCTCTCAGGCATCAATGCT gTGTTCTATTATTCTACGGGGATTTTCGAAAGAGCTGGTATCACACAGCCTGTGTATGCCACCATTGGAGCTGGCGTGGTAAACACTGTCTTCACTGTTGTATCG CTGTTCCTGGTGGAGCGTGCGGGGCGCAGGACCCTCCATTTAATTGGTTTGGGTGGCATGGCTGTGTGTGCTGTCCTTATGACTGTCGCTTTAGCTCTGAAG GACATTGTGGAATGGATCAGATATATCAGCATTGTTGCCACTTTTGGCTTTGTGGCTCTCTTTGAGATTGGTCCTGGCCCAATACCCTGGTTCATTGTGGCTGAACTCTTCAGTCAGGGCCCACGCCCTGCAGCCATGGCAGTGGCTGGTTGTTCCAACTGGACATCTAATTTCTTGGTGGGAATGCTCTTCCCCTATGCAGAG AAACTATGTGGCTCCTATGTCTTCCTCATTTTCCTCGTTTTCCTGGTCATCTTCTTTGTCTTCACATTCTTCAAAGTGCCAGAGACCAAGGGCAGGACATTTGAAGATATCTCCAGGGGCTTTGAAGGACGAGCAGAAACCAGCCCCACATCACCAGTGGAGAAGAACCCTATGGTGGAACTGAACAGCATACAACCTGATAAAGAAGCTGCCTAA